One Oncorhynchus masou masou isolate Uvic2021 chromosome 18, UVic_Omas_1.1, whole genome shotgun sequence DNA window includes the following coding sequences:
- the klhl17 gene encoding kelch-like protein 17, whose protein sequence is MMEGGMQLLNRDGHSISHNSKRHYHDSFVSMNRMRQRGLLCDIVLHVSNKEIKAHKVVLASCSPYFHAMFTNEMSESRQTHVTLHDIDPQALEQLVQYAYTAEIVVGEGNVQTLLPAASLLQLNGVRDACCKFLLSQLDPSNCLGIRSFADTHSCSDLLKSAHKYVLQHFVEVSKTEEFMLLPLKQVLDLISSDNLNVPSEEEVYRAVLSWVKHDIDGRRQHVPWLMKCVRLPLLRRDFLMSNVDTELLVRHHSECKDLLIEALKYHLMPEQRGVLSNSRTRPRRCEGASPVLFAVGGGSLFAIHGDCEAYDTRTDRWHMVASMSTRRARVGVAAIGNKLYAVGGYDGTSDLATVESYDPVTNSWQPEVSMGTRRSCLGVAVLHGLLYAAGGYDGASCLNSAERYDPLTSTWTSIAAMSTRRRYVRVATLDGSLYAVGGYDSSSHLATVEKYEPQSNAWTAIANMLSRRSSAGVAVLEGMLYVAGGNDGTSCLNSVERFNPKTNAWEGVAPMNIRRSTHDLVAMDGWLYAVGGNDGSSSLNSIEKYNPRSNKWVAASCMFTRRSSVGVAVLELLNFPPPSSPTLSVSSTSL, encoded by the exons ATGATGGAGGGGGGCATGCAGCTGCTGAACCGTGACGGCCACAGCATCTCGCACAACTCCAAGCGCCACTACCACGACTCATTTGTGTCCATGAACAGGATGCGCCAGCGTGGCCTGCTCTGCGACATCGTGCTGCACGTCTCCAACAAGGAGATCAAGGCGCACAAGGTGGTGCTGGCCTCCTGCAGTCCCTACTTCCATGCCATGTTTACAA ATGAGATGTCGGAGAGTCGTCAGACCCACGTGACCCTGCATGACATTGACCCCCAGGCGTTGGAACAGCTGGTTCAGTATGCCTACACGGCAGAAATCGTGGTGGGGGAGGGCAACGTGCAG ACATTGCTTCCAGCGGCCAGCCTGCTGCAGCTCAACGGGGTGAGGGATGCCTGCTGTAAGTTCCTCCTCAGCCAGCTGGACCCTTCCAACTGCCTGGGCATCCGCAGCTTTGCCGACACGCACTCCTGCAGCGACCTGCTCAAGTCGGCGCACAAGTACGTCCTGCAGCACTTTGTGGAGGTGTCCAAGACTGAGGAGTTCATGCTGCTGCCTCTAAAGCAG GTATTAGACCTGATCTCCAGTGACAACCTGAACGTACCGTCAGAAGAGGAGGTATACCGGGCCGTGCTGAGCTGGGTCAAACACGACATAGATGGGCGCAGGCAGCACGTACCCTGG CTGATGAAGTGCGTGCGTCTGCCCCTGCTGCGGAGGGATTTCCTCATGAGCAACGTGGACACGGAGCTGCTGGTGCGCCACCACTCTGAGTGCAAGGACCTGCTCATCGAGGCCCTCAAGTACCATCTTATGCCCGAGCAGAGGGGTGTGCTGAGTAACAGCCGTACCCGGCCGCGCCGCTGCGAGGGCGCCAGCCCCGTGCTCTTCGCCGTCG GTGGCGGCAGTCTGTTTGCTATCCACGGTGACTGCGAGGCCTACGACACGCGGACTGACCGATGGCACATGGTGGCATCCATGTCCACTCGGCGGGCACGTGTGGGCGTGGCGGCCATTGGCAACAAGCTGTACGCCGTGGGAGG GTATGACGGCACCTCAGATTTGGCCACAGTGGAGTCCTACGACCCTGTCACCAACTCCTGGCAGCCTGAGGTTTCAATGGGGACGCGACGGAGCTGTTTGGGCGTGGCAGTGTTGCACGGCCTCCTGTACGCCGCCGGTGGTTATGACGGAGCTTCCTGTCTCAACAg TGCAGAGCGGTACGACCCTCTCACCAGTACCTGGACCTCCATCGCTGCCATGAGCACCCGAAGGAGATACGTCCGTGTGGCCACTCTTG atggCAGTCTGTATGCAGTAGGAGGATATGATAGCTCCTCACACCTAGCAACAGTGGAAAAATATGAACCACAg AGTAACGCGTGGACAGCCATCGCCAATATGCTGAGTCGACGCAGCAGTGCCGGGGTGGCCGTGCTGGAGGGCATGCTCTATGTCGCCGGGGGCAACGATGGCACCAGCTGCCTAAACTCGGTGGAGCGATTCAATCCCAAGACCAACGCCTGGGAGGGCGTGGCGCCCATGAACATCCGCAG GAGTACCCACGACCTGGTGGCTATGGACGGCTGGCTGTACGCAGTGGGCGGCAACGACGGCAGCTCCAGCCTCAACTCCATTGAGAAGTACAACCCGCGCAGCAACAAGTGGGTGGCGGCCTCCTGCATGTTCACGCGGCGCAGCAGTGTGGGGGTGGCCGTCCTAGAGCTGCTCAACTTCCCGCCGCCCTCGTCGCCCACGCTCTCCGTGTCCTCCACCAGCCTTTGA